The Pseudomonas solani genome segment ACGTCATGCCGTTCCCCATGCCGATGCCGGATAAGAGCAGCTGAAAGCCTGAAGCCTGAAGCTGGAAGTGTCGTGTGTAGGGTGGGTCGGGCGGCGTTCCGCGAGCGTAGCGAAACCCATGCGGAGCGGTGTTCGGCATGACTCCGAGCGGTGGACCGATAAAGCGTGGTCCACCCTACGTCCAGGTTGCGAAAACAAGAAAGCCTGGAGTTGACGACCATCGTCGATCCCCCAGGCTCTTCCAGCTTCCAGCTTCCAGCTTCCAGCTTCCAGCTTCCAGCTTCCAGCTTCCAGCTTCCAGCTTCCAGCTTCCAGCTTCCAGCTTCCAGCTGCTCCTAAGGCAACGGCGAGAAAGGCGAGCCGCCGTCGGCGGTCTGCAGTTCGATCAGGTAGTTGCGGAAGATCTGCCCTAGCACCTGGGTAGCGATCTCGAGTTCGTCGGCGCGCATCTGGCCGGAGACCATGTCGGCGGTGTCCATCGCCTCGTCCGAGCCGTTCACTGCGGCCATCTTCAGCACGATATAGGCCTGCACGTTGCTGGCCGGCACGCCTTCGCCACGGAAGAACATGTTGCCGAGGCGGAACTGTGCCTGGGCGTTGCCCTTCAGGGAGGCTTGCTCGAACCAGTTGAG includes the following:
- a CDS encoding tetratricopeptide repeat protein; this translates as MNRTGRILTLGSLLLLSPLLAEAGGNSLLISATGRCSLNTQPEDQQEALSNCQQAAKAGDTEAQYELGEFYYDGKRTPRDLHQALNWFEQASLKGNAQAQFRLGNMFFRGEGVPASNVQAYIVLKMAAVNGSDEAMDTADMVSGQMRADELEIATQVLGQIFRNYLIELQTADGGSPFSPLP